Part of the Bacillaceae bacterium S4-13-56 genome is shown below.
CATCCATCGTAAATCCTGCTTCTTCAACATATTCTTCTGTTAGTTCTTTTGGAAAACCGTACGTATCATATAATCTAAACACTTCTTTTCCAGGAAAAACGGTTTTCCCAGCTCCCTTTTCCCTTTCCATAATGGACGTTAAGATGGTCAATCCTTCATTTAATGTCTCATGAAAGCGTTCCTCTTCTGTTCGAATAACATTTTCGATATAAGACTGTTTTTCTCGGACTTCCGGATAAAATTCGATCATAATTTGGGCTACATCGCTGACCAATTCATACATGAAAGGACGGTCTATCCCAATTTGCTTCGCATATCGAACGGCACGACGCAGTAAACGACGTAAGACATATCCACGACCCTCATTTGATGGAAGTGCACCATCTCCAACAGCAAAAGAAACGGTTCGAATATGATCGGCAATCACTTTAAAGGCTGTATCTGTTTCTGGTGAGTCACCATATTGGGAACCAGAAATTTTTTCTGTATGTTCAATGATAGACAAAAATAAATCTGTTTCAAAATTGGTTGGAGTATCCTGAATTACACAAACCATACGTTCTAATCCCATTCCAGTATCAATGTTTTTCTTTGGAAGTGGTGTATAAGTGTCATCAGGATTATGATTGAATTGTGAAAACACAAGATTCCATATTTCTAAGTAACGTTCATTTTCTCCACCCGGATATAATTCAGGATCACTTGGATCATTTCCATATTTTTCTCCTCGATCATAGAAGATTTCAGTATTGGGACCACTTGGACCTTCCCCAATATCCCAGAAGTTCTCCTCTAAACGAATGATTCTTTCCTCAGGCAAACCGATATGATCTCTCCAAAAAACAAAGGCATCTTCATCTTCTGGATGAACGGTTACAGATAATTTTTCAGGCTCAAATCCAATCCATTTTTTACTAGTCAAAAACTCCCAAGCCCATTCAATAGCTTCCTTTTTAAAATAATCTCCAATAGAAAAATTTCCTAGCATTTCAAAGAATGTATGATGACGAGCTGTTTTCCCTACATTATCGATATCATTCGTACGAATCGATTTTTGGGCATTTACGATTCTTGGGTTTTCAGGAATGACTCGACCATCAAAGTATTTTTTTAGTGTAGCTACTCCACTATTAATCCATAATAAGGTCGGGTCTTCATGTGGGACGAGAGAGGCACTTTGCTCTACTCTATGTCCTTTTTCTTTAAAGAAATCCAGAAACATTTGACGCACTTCATGTGATTGTAATTGCTTCATTGCAATCCTCCTCTATTTTTTCGAAGTAACAGAAAAACTTGGCTTATCGTTAAATGGATTCTTGAAAGCGTATTTTGCTTTCTTAGAAGGACCCTTATACTCTGGAATGTAAGTCCTAGTGGCGAAAGCCTTAGTTTTCGTTTTCAAGTACATAAAGGGAAACTTCAATTGGCTGCCCCTCGAAACAAGAAAAGTACTTGTCTCTGCGAAGAAGCTCTGAGTAGCTTTCCTTCCTGCAATTACGCGGGGCAAAAACACCGAAGATAACTCGATGCTGCTTTTTCCCTGAAGCTAGACAAATTTTATACTTATCTTGTAAAAAAAAAACTCGCCACCTGCTAAAAAGCAGGGACGAGAGTTATATCGCGGTACCACCCTGATTATGAACAAATCAATGCTCATCACCTTTAGAACAAGATAACGGCTGTCGACCGGTGGGGTTTCCACACTCAGGAGTAGCGTTCCATAACCTTAACCCCGGAGCTTCTTCCAGCCAAGGAAGCCCCTCTCTATAAGGTGATTGTTATGTACTCGTTCCCTCATTGCTTTTTGTTATATTCTGCGACTAATTATAGTGAACTCCACAGTAGATGTCAATCTTGAAATAGAGCAATACGTGATTGATGGACAAGTACTTTTAGAACGGTTAAAACAGGAACAGCGAGAATCATGCCAATGATCCCACCTACTTCTCCTCCAACAAGTAAAGCTATGATAATAAAAATCGGATGAATGTGAAGACTCTTTCCGACAATAAAAGGAGAAAGCAGATTACTTTCAATTATTTGAACAATGACTACTGCACCTAAAACATAAAGGGCCATCCTAAACGAAACTGTTATCCCTAAAATTAAGGCTGGTGCTGCTCCAATGATTGGTCCAAAATATGGAATTACATTGGTGAGTCCCATAAATAAAGAAAGTAAAAGTGGATATTTCATTCCAATAAGCCACAGTAGGATAAAAGATACTAGTCCAACACAAAAGCAAACAAGCAATTGTCCGCGAATATAATTACCAAGACTTTTGTCCATTTCACTTATCACTTGATGTGCTTTTTCTTTTCTTCGACTTGGAATGAGTTTGTAAAAACCTTTCCATATTAGAGGATAATCTTTGAGCATATAGAATACCAATACAGGTATAACAGCTACATTAATAATAATCGCCATCATGTTGGTAACTTTTTTACCTGTTCCTTCAAGCAATTCCGTAATTTTAGTTTCAGCAAAAACGAATAGCTCGTCCATCCGATCATGTACTGCTTCAGGTAAATGCGCTGTTTGCTCATATGCTAATGAAATCCATTCGCGATAAGTTTGGATAAACTGAGGGACTTGTTCATTTAAGTCCTTTATCTGGTGAACAAGTAAAGGATATCCTTTATAAATTGCCCAGCCAATTCCGCCAAAGAAAAAGGAGTAGATGATCAAGATGGCTAACCATCTAGGTATTCTCTGTCTATGAAGAGATTCTACAATTGGATGGAGAAGGTAAGCAATAAAGGCCGAAATAAGCAAAGGCGTTGCAATTTTTAAAACAAAAGAAAAAACAACACGTATATAAGGATAAACCGCAAATAAGAGATATGAAAAAATGAGAATAAGAATTCCTAAGGCTACAAAATACATCCAATGAATTAATCTATCTTTTGATAACATATAACACACACCTCGAAAGAAAAGCACGAGCGCCCGGATTATCGACTAAAGAAGGTGAGGCCCACAGGACAGAGAATGCTACAATGAGCTTTTCCAAACAAAGAAAAAGCTTGCTTTTTCGAGGATGCGGGTCACGTAGGCGTTACCAATCGTTTCGGCGGGTCGAGTAATCGCAGTACTAACAAGATTTCACGCCTTGTATTAGAAATTAAGGAAACACTATTCACAACGTGAATCAATGATGATTTTTCGACTTGATATAAGAAACTGACTCTTTGTCGATTGGGCGCTAGGCTAAACAATTTTTATCTTCCGTTTTAAAATCCCCTGTCACAAAGAACAGGGGATCATTTTGGCATTTATTTGAAAGAAAACATTTTCATCCTGAAAATCGTTCCTGCTCATCAAAAAGATCATCAAGCGAACTAAGAGAACCGTCTTCCTCCACTTGATTAACATGGATGACTCCATTTTCAAGTGCTAGTTCAATAAAACAATTCCAGCAATAAAATGTATTATTCCCAATTTTTCCGATGTTTTTTTGTTTGCAATTTGGACAAAGCAAGTGAAGACACTCCAATCTCTCTATTAAATTGTGTTATTTCTAGTTTGTCCAAATCATAAATGTTTCATACGGAGAACTATTCGTAGTTTCCTAGCTATTTACTCATCATTTCCCATAAAGTCATAGGGTGACACATCTTCCTCATCTTCTATTACATGAGAAGCAAAAGAAAATTGGAGTCTCTCTCGTAAAGTCGAGAACCGCTGATACTCCTCCTCTCGTTTTACTCCATATAAGAATGCCTCTTTATCTCCAAGGAGAATCAAAGAAGACTTTGCACGTGTAACTGCTGTATATAATAATTTCTTTCTTAGCATTCTACGGTAACTATGGAAAACGGGAACAAGAACGATTTGAAACTCACTTCCCTGAGCTTTATGAATGGAACAGCAATAAGATAAAGTAAGCTGGTTCGCATCCTTACGCTCATAGGATACTTCCTTTCCATCAAAATCGACAATCATACATTCCTTTTGCTCCTCATTTTCGTCAGCCATTTGAATCGTAACAACGGTGCCAATGTCCCCGTTAAAGACACCTTTTTCAGGTTGATTGACCAATTGTAATACTTTATCACCAACTCGAAGGACTCTTTGACTTCCTTTCCATTCTCTTTTTTCGGAAGACTGGGGATTTATTAGGTTTTGAAGTGCCTCATTAATTTGGTTAATCCCAACATCGGATCGATACATCGGAGCTAATACTTGAAGATCTTTAATGGATACACCTTTCTCAATTGCTTTTTGAACAACCTTTTCTATGACACCGATTGCTTGGTATTCTTGACAATTGATGAAGGAAAAATCCCGGTCCTTATCTAAATGTGAAATAGAACAAGACCCTTTTTTCATTAAATGTGCAAGCTCTATAATTTTCGAACCTTCCGCTTGCCTATATACTTCTTGTAATTCGATAACGGGGATGCTCTCTTCTTGAAGGAGATCTGTCAAAACCTGTCCTGGGCCTACAGATGGAAGTTGGTCTTGATCGCCTACAATAATCACTCGCATATCCTTTGGAATAGCTCTAAACAACTGATTGGCTAGCCAAATATCAACCATAGAAAACTCATCAACAATTAACAGCTTTCCTTCCAAAGGTTCCTGCTGATTTTTTTCAAAAGACTCTCCCCCCTTCCATCCCAAAAGACGATGGATGGTCATAGCAGGAACTCCCGTAGATTCTGTTATTCTTTTAGCAGCACGGCCCGTTGGGGCTGTTAAAACAAAAGGAAAAGGATCTTTCCCTTTATAATCATGAGGGTTTAAAGATAGGCCATGATAACTAGCATAAGCATTAAGAATTCCTTTAATTACTGTAGTTTTTCCGGTTCCAGGCCCCCCCGTTAAGATAAATAAAGAAGAGGACAAAGCCCCTTGAATAGCTTCAAATTGCTCATTGCTATAACTAAATCCCTCTTTTTCTTCTATTTTCCCTATCATTTTCATGATTTCTGCTGTAGGAACAGTTTCCTCTATTTTAATCTTTGATAATCTTGCTATGTGATTAGCAAAGCCCTTTTCAGCATGATAAAGGGAGTGTAAATAAATTCTGTCATCTTCCAAAACAAGTTTATGCAGTTTTATAAGAGAATTTATTTCTTGGGAAATAAGTTTTTTTTCGACAGGGTATGTCGAAGGAAAAAGAAGATTATGAACCTTGGATAATAGAGGATCCACTTTGGAAAACACGTGGCCTTCTTGACTTAATTCATATAGGCTATACATGCAACCAGCTTGAACCCTTGATGGATGATCCATAGAAAGATTTAATTGTTTTGCCAATTGATCAGCTCTTTGAAAACCATAACCTTCTACTTCAAAAATTGGATGATAAGGGTTTCCTTCTATAATTTTAACCGTGTCGGTTCCATAAACTTCATATAACCTTTGTGACATTTGTAATCCAAAACCATATTTATTTAGATTCACAGCTACATATTCAAATCCTTGATGCTCTTGTAAATCTTTTACTAACCGATCCTTCTTTTCCTGAGTTAAACCTTTCACTTGATCCAAGGCGTCAGGGTCATTCAGAATAGATTGAACAGCTGATTCACCCAATTGATCAACGATTCTTTTAGCCAATTTTTTACCAATTCCGTGAAATAAGTGGCTTGAAAGATATTGGATGACTCCTTCCTTTCCGGTGGGAATCACTCGTTGGAAGGTGACAACGTCATATTGAGCACCAAATTTCGGATGTTCAGTTAAGCTTCCTTCAAAATGATAGATTTCTTTTTCATCAAGATAAGGGAAATGTCCTTTTACCGCTATTTTCTTTTCTTCTATTTCTTCATTCGTTTCTATAATACGAATGAGCCCAATGGAAAAGTGGTCCTCTTGATTATGGAAGAGCATTTTAAGGATCTCACCTTTTATATATCCCGCTTCCTTCAACTGTTCCATTGCACCCACCTCATTTCCCAATTATGATTCTTCTATATTATTCCATAACTCTGCAACCTTTTCCTTCGCATTAAGAGCAAGTAAATGATTTGGTTGTGATTCTATTGCCTTATCTAAATAAGATAAAGCTAACTCCAGATTCTCTTCAAATAGATATACTATACCAAGATTATAATGTGCATCACTATGGTTAGGATCAGCTTCTATAACTTCTATAAATTCTTTTTTACTTAGATCCACCGACCCGCTTTTTGCCAGAGCCAAAGCATATTGAAATCGCGCTTCTACATCTTCGGAATTTAATTCCACCGCTCTTTGCAAATGAGGAATGGCTCTGAGATCCTGTTCTTGATTCACGAGAGATAAACCTAGCATATAATAAACATCAGCTTCGTCCAACCCTTGCTGAAGGGCTTTTTCAAATTGTTTTTGTGCTTGATTAAAAATATCCTTTTCAAAATACAAATTGCCCAAGCCATAATAAGCCGTAGCACTTTTGGGGTCTATCTCTATGGCTCGAAGATAAAATCTCTCTGCGCGTTCATGATCCTGCAAGTGAGACAGCAGATTGGCAAAATTAACGTACCCAACAGGATCATTGGGGTTATTATCTATAGATTTCGTAAACATCTGTGCTGCTTTATCATACTTTTGCTCTTTCATAAAAGCTATCCCTTTTTCTATTTCATTCGACAAACTGACCACTCCTTTTCCTCCATTAAAAAGAAATCCCTCACTCTCAGGTGCTTGAGTCAGGGTTATCCAACATAGGATAGATAAGTTTCATTTTTTATGATTTTATCAATGGTCCCTCCACCTAAACAAACCTCGCCATCATAGAAAACAACTGCTTGGCCTGGAGTAACCGCTCTTTCAGGGTTCACAAACTCAACGAGCGCCTCTTGCTTAGACTTAGGAATAACCTTTACTTCCGTATCTTTTTGACGATAGCGAAACTTAGCTGTTACTTGAAAAGGCTCTTCTGGAAGATTCCCGTTGATCCAATTTACATCAACAGCCTCCAGGGCATTAGAATAAAGGGCATCATGATGGAATCCCTGTTCAACATAAAGTATATTTTTCTCTAGATTCTTTCCTACGACAAACCAAGGCTCTCCTGCTCCGCCAATCCCCAAGCCATGGCGTTGACCGATAGTGTAATACATTAACCCATCATGCTTACCTTTCACTTCTCCATTTAGTGTTTCCATAGTTCCGGGTTGTGCAGGTAAGTATTGGCTTAAAAATTCTTTGAAATTCCTTTCCCCAATAAAACAAATTCCAGTACTATCTTTTTTGCTTGCTGTTGCCAAATTATGCTTTTGGGCTATTTCTCGGACTTCTTTTTTCTCTATATGTCCTAGTGGGAACATAACTTTAGACAACACATCCTGGGACAACTGGTTTAGGAAATAAGTTTGATCCTTATTATCATCTTTGCCTCTTAGCATTTCGTAGTGATCTCCGTTTTTTCTAACTTGTGCATAATGACCGGTTGCCAAATAATCAGCACCCAATGACAAAGCATGATCTAAAAAGGCTTTAAACTTAATCTCCTTGTTGCACATTACATCAGGATTAGGAGTCCTTCCTGCTTTATATTCATCTAGGAAATAAGTAAACACTTTATCCCAATATTGTTTTTCGAAGTTGACTGCATAATAAGGAATGTCTAGTTGATTACAAACACGAACAACATCATTAAAATCTTCTGTTGCTGTACAGACGCCAAATTCGTCGGTGTCATCCCAATTTTTCATAAATATACCAACAACATCATAGCCTTGTTGCTTGAGCAATAAAGCTGCCACTGATGAATCCACACCACCAGACATGCCAACTACTACTCTTGTATCTTTTGGTTCCTTCATTTTATGCACCACCTTTCTGCTTTTTCTTGATGATATCTGCTACAATTTGAGCACCATTTATAATATCTTCTTCTGAATTGGCTTCCCCAAAACTAAACCGAATAGAGTTATTTGCTCTGTTCTTATCTTTTCCAAACATTGCCGTCAGCACATGAGACGGATCTATTGCTCCTGCTGTACAGGCTGAGCCACTAGAAGCTGCTATTCCAGATAAATCAAATTGCATTAATAGCTGTTCTACATGACAACTTGTAAAACTTATGTTGATGATTGATGAAACTGTATAAGCAGGGTCACCATTAATTTTAAACTCGATCCCATTTTTCTCAAGAACATTGATGAAATGAGATTTGAATTTTTTATATTTTTCTACACGGTCATCTCTTTGTTCCTGTAGAAGTTGCATAGTAGTTTGAAGACCAGCAACTGCATGAACATTTTCTGTCCCAGGTCTCCGTCTACGCTCCTGCTCCCCACCAAATTGTCTTGCTTCTAATGGAACACCATCTCTACAATACAAAAAACCAATTCCTTTAGGTCCATTCAATTTATGTCCAGACGCAGCAAATAAGTCAATGTTCATTTCCTGAACATTGACTGGCAAATAACCTAAGGCCTGTACACCGTCTACATGAAACAATGCCTGATGGTTCTTCAGGATTTCACTGATTTCTCGAATCGGTTGGATAACTCCCGTTTCGTTATTGACGTACATAACCGATACTAGAATAGTGTCGTCGGATAAAGCATTTTCCACATCCTCCACCTCAACCAAACCACTTTCATTAACTGGCAGATAGGTGACGGTAAAACCATGTTTTTCCAAGTGCCCCATGGCATGAAGTGTAGCGTGATGTTCAATGGAAGTGGTTATAATATGATTTCCACTTGCTCTATTAGAAAAAGCAGCGCCAATCACTGCAAGGTTATCCGCTTCTGTGGCACCACTGGTGAAAATAATTTCCTTTTCTTTAGCACCTATTGTTTGAGCAACTACCGCCCTCGACTCATCCATTATCCTTCTCGCTTGGCGACCAAAAGAATGAACCGAAGAAGGATTACCTATGGCAGTTTCCATAGCCTGTTGCATGCTCTTAACAACTTCTGGGTGAACAGGTGTCGTTGCTGCATGGTCAAAATAAATTGGCTTCACACTACCCCAACTTTCTTAATACTTAAATATAAAACATATAGGATTCATATGGATTGGTTTCCTCATAATTGGCAAGGTCTTCGATCGTTGTCGTGTCAAGAACTTCCTTAACAGCATCTCGAATCCTAATCCATAAGGCTTTCTTAGCTGGCTCTTCATTCTCTAACGCTTCTACTGGGCTAATAGGACCTTCTAGAACACGAATGACATCTCCTGCTGAAATTCGTCTCGGTTCCTTAGCAAGAATATACCCACCGTAGGCCCCTCGTATACTTTGAACAAGACCCGCATTACGCAAGGGAGCAATTAGTTGTTCTAAATAATGTTCCGACAAATCATAATCTTGTGCAATAGACTTTAAGGAAAGTGGTTTATGATCCTGCTTTTTTGCTAATGCGATCATAATCGTCAATCCGTATCTTCCTTTTGTTGATATTTTCATCCCGCTCACCTCTTTTTATCAATTCATTTATCAGTTTTTGTCCAAATGGCAAAGTATATCCCACGAAAGTTCCTAATAATAAAGCAGTCACAATGGTTCCTAAACCTAAAGGACCTCCTAATAACCAACCAATGAAAGCTACAATAATTTCTAGTCCATTTCGAACGGTCCCTACCTTTAATTTTGTTAACCTAGTAAGGGCTAGCATTAAACTATCACGAGGACCTGCTCCTATTCCTGAAGGAACATAAATTCCAATTCCGAAGGCACTAATCACAATTCCTATTAATAATACCACCCAACATCCCCATAAGGTAGTAGGTTCTGTGAATAGTAAATTGAATAGATCAATAAATATGCCAACAAAAATCATGTTTATAACAGTCCCAATTTTGGGGATTGATTTCATAACAATGGAAGAAACAGCTACAATAAATAGTCCCACTAAGATAGCCCAAGAACCGATTGTTAAGCCTAAATGTGAATAAAGACCATAATGCAGGACATCCCAAGGACCAATTCCAACTTCCTTTGCCTGTATTGTTAAAGAAATACCTAATGACAGCAAAAGAATGCCTATCACAAAAAATCCCCAACGGAACGTTTTTTCACGAATCGATCCCGTTAAGGGTAATTTAAAAATCAATCATGTCATATCCCTTCTAGCAAGCACCTTTGTTTATTTTCCATACAATTATAGCATGAAATATTTCATTCTTGCATTTTAAAGACTTAAACTATAGGCTTACGATATAATATGTTGATGTTTATCAAAGGAGAGGACGAGCATGAACCAACCACTTGCCTATCGCATGAGACCTAATACGATTGATGATATCATTGGGCAGACTCACCTTGTTGGAGAAGGGAAAATGATACGTCGAATGGTACAAGCAGGTAGACTTGCCTCCATGATCTTATATGGACCTCCTGGCACAGGGAAGACCTCTATGGCTATGGCTTTGGCCAAAAGCTTACGATTGCCATATCGAATGCTTAATGCAGTTGTGGACAAAAAGAAGGAAATGGAAATTGCAGTAGAAGAAGCAAAAATGTCGGGTCAGCTTGTTCTTATATTAGATGAAGTGCATCGATTGGATAAAGCTAAACAAGATTTTTTATTACCACATATAGAACGAAATTTAATTACTCTTATAGGGTGTACAACTTCTAATCCCTACCACTCTATAAATCCAGCGATCCGAAGTCGTTGTCATATTTTTGAACTGCATTCCCTGTCTGAAGAAGACATTAAAAGGGCTATTGAGCGGGCTATTGAAGACCAGGAATTAGGGTTAGGAAAAATGAAGATCAATTTTTCAGAAGAAGCCCTAGATCATTTTGCGCAATCCGCAAATGGTGATTTACGAGCAGCACTAAACGGGATTGAATTGGCTGCCTTCTCTAGCGGCAAGTCAAATGATGAAATCGACTCCATTGACTTGCAAACTGCTGAGGAATGTATGCAAAAAAAGAGTTTTTCCCATGATAAAAACGGGGATGCACATTATGATGTTTTATCTGCTTTCCAAAAATCTATTCGTGGCAGCGATGTAAACGCAGCCTTACACTATTTAGGAAGATTAATTGAAGCTGGTGATTTAGATAGCATTGCTAGAAGGATGATCGTCATAGCCTATGAGGACATTGGCCTAGCAAACCCTCAAGCAGGTCCTAGAGCAATTGCCGCTGTAGAAGCAGCTGAGAGAATTGGGTTTCCAGAAGCAAGGATACCACTTGCTGCAGCAATCATAGAGTTATGTTTATCGCCGAAATCAAATTCAGCCATAACAGCCATTGACTCCGCCCTATCTGATATTCGAAAAGGGATAACAGGCGATGTCCCTTTACATTTAAAGGATGCACATTACAAAGGAGCTAGTTCATTGGGGCGTGGAATAGATTACTTATACCCTCATAATTATGACAACGGATGGGTAAAGCAACAGTACTTGCCTGATAAAATAAAAAATCGAAAATATTACGAGCCTAAACATAATGGGAAATTTGAAACAACCCTTGCCCAGGTTTATGAAAATATTAATACTAAAAAGAAAAACTAGTGTTAACAAATCTATTTATATTTTTTTGAATAAAACCTTTCTTTCTGTCAATACTAGAAACAAAATATCAAATACAAATCTATTCATATAACAGAAAGGAAGATTTATTGATGGTTAAAGTTAGACAAGATGCATGGTCGCACGAAGATGATCTACTATTAGCAGAAACAGTATTAAGACATATTCGGGAGGGAAGCACTCAATTAAAAGCATTTGATGAAGTAGGTGACAAACTGAATAGAACATCAGCTGCTTGTGGATTTCGCTGGAATGCAGAAGTTCGTCAACGTTATGACCAAGCCATTGATCTAGCAAAAAGACAAAGAAAAGAGAAAAAAAGAGAGGAAGCTAAGATTCAACATGAGCAAAATAGATCTACACCTAGAATTCCATCTACTCCTGTTTTTCAATCAAAAATGGATACATCTGAATCAGTAGAATCATCTTCTATGTCACTGGATCATGTGATCCACTACTTATCAAAACTTAAGAAAGAAACGACTCAATCTAGTAAAACTCAACACGAACTAAATAAGTTGTCTACTCAGTACGAAGAAGCAATTAGCGAAAACGAAAAACTCCAAAAACAAGTCAAACAATTAGAAAAGCAATTAGCCGTGATGCAGGAGGACTATCAATCCTTTATTCAAATTATGGATCGTGCTCGTAAGATGGTAGTTTTTGATGATGAACAGGAAAGACCATTTCCTGCTTTCCGCATGGAGAAGAATGGCAATTTAGAGCAAGTCGCTAAATAATAGAAAAGGTGATTCCTTATTTCATTCGAGGAATCACCTTTTTATTGAACTTTTTAATGCCGATCAATATTTATTGGTTCTAATAATTTTTGAATGACATAACTTGCCATAATTAACCCCGCAACGGAAGGGACAAATGCATTAGACGATGGAGGCATCTTCGCCTTTCGAATAGGAGCGTGATCTGAAGCTATTTCCTTACGAACATCTTCGCGTATACGAATTGGTCTTTCCGTCGAATAAACAACAGGTACACCTTTTTTAAATCCTTCTTTTCTTAGTTTTGTTCGTATGACCTTTGCAATTGGATCATAAGAAGTCTTAAATATATCATCGATTTTGAATTTTGTAGGATCCATTTTGTTCGCTGCACCCATACTTGAAATCATCGGAATCTTTCGCTCTAGTGATTGCTTTATGAGGTGAATCTTAAAAGTAATGGTATCACTTGCATCAACAATAAAGTCCAGTTTATGTTCAAAAAGACGTTCGTAAGTTTCCTCATTATAAAACATTTTCATTCTAACAACTTCACAGTCTGGATTTATATCTTTGATTCGATCAGCCATTAAATCAACCTTAGATTGCCCTACCGTAGATAGTAGAGCATGGATCTGTCGATTTATGTTGGTAATATCAACGTCGTCCTTATCAATAAGTATTAATTTTCCAACACCCGAGCGAGCTAACGCTTCCGCACTAAATGAACCAACTCCTCCAATCCCTAAAACAGCTACTGTTGAATTTCTTAAAAGTTGTAACCCCTCTTTTCCTATAGCTAATTCATTCCTTGAAAATTGATGTAGCATGAACCCAGCTCCTTAAACACAATAATAAAAATTCCCTATATCTTACAACCTTACAGCTAAAGCAGTGGGGTTCTAGGATACTAACAAGCTTCTCTCTGATGCCCTTATCTTTCCTTTTGGAAAGAGTTTCCACCAAAGTACTGGCTTGAATTCTCCAAAAACATTAACGGACGTATTGCGTATAAGCAAGGCACTTCTCTCAACAAGCCTAGATAGACTCTTGATATGCTTCTCGTTCCGACTTCTTTTGGACGTTGTCATGACCAATCAGGTTTGTTTTATGCGATAAACCAACGCAATGTGTTGCTTTGTGATTGTTTTAGCCGTGCAATCTCGCAGTTATGCAATTCAATGAAACGCTTCCGTTCTTCGTGGCATAAGTCTACATCCATAGAATGGAGCGTTTCCTTGGTGTTTTCTTATTAAAAACGCACTATATAAATCACGTTGAATCAGGAATTCTCCGAAATCATTCCATCTTTCTGAAAGTTGCTTTTTGTTATATTCTCCTGTGAGATGGTTAAATTGACTCGCTTTTACGGCATAAGTATCTATTTTCTTTAAGGAACGACCTTGGTAGCCTAACTTGCGATCCAAGATAGATAGAAACATCGCAGGGGCTCGATTCGTTATTGATTTTCCAAATCGTTTCTTCCGATTACATTTCCCATTCTTTTGATTGCGAGTTGTCTGTTTCGAACGCTTTTGCTAGGACTGAA
Proteins encoded:
- a CDS encoding tetratricopeptide repeat protein, with amino-acid sequence MSNEIEKGIAFMKEQKYDKAAQMFTKSIDNNPNDPVGYVNFANLLSHLQDHERAERFYLRAIEIDPKSATAYYGLGNLYFEKDIFNQAQKQFEKALQQGLDEADVYYMLGLSLVNQEQDLRAIPHLQRAVELNSEDVEARFQYALALAKSGSVDLSKKEFIEVIEADPNHSDAHYNLGIVYLFEENLELALSYLDKAIESQPNHLLALNAKEKVAELWNNIEES
- a CDS encoding AI-2E family transporter, whose amino-acid sequence is MLSKDRLIHWMYFVALGILILIFSYLLFAVYPYIRVVFSFVLKIATPLLISAFIAYLLHPIVESLHRQRIPRWLAILIIYSFFFGGIGWAIYKGYPLLVHQIKDLNEQVPQFIQTYREWISLAYEQTAHLPEAVHDRMDELFVFAETKITELLEGTGKKVTNMMAIIINVAVIPVLVFYMLKDYPLIWKGFYKLIPSRRKEKAHQVISEMDKSLGNYIRGQLLVCFCVGLVSFILLWLIGMKYPLLLSLFMGLTNVIPYFGPIIGAAPALILGITVSFRMALYVLGAVVIVQIIESNLLSPFIVGKSLHIHPIFIIIALLVGGEVGGIIGMILAVPVLTVLKVLVHQSRIALFQD
- a CDS encoding cysteine desulfurase family protein, yielding MKPIYFDHAATTPVHPEVVKSMQQAMETAIGNPSSVHSFGRQARRIMDESRAVVAQTIGAKEKEIIFTSGATEADNLAVIGAAFSNRASGNHIITTSIEHHATLHAMGHLEKHGFTVTYLPVNESGLVEVEDVENALSDDTILVSVMYVNNETGVIQPIREISEILKNHQALFHVDGVQALGYLPVNVQEMNIDLFAASGHKLNGPKGIGFLYCRDGVPLEARQFGGEQERRRRPGTENVHAVAGLQTTMQLLQEQRDDRVEKYKKFKSHFINVLEKNGIEFKINGDPAYTVSSIINISFTSCHVEQLLMQFDLSGIAASSGSACTAGAIDPSHVLTAMFGKDKNRANNSIRFSFGEANSEEDIINGAQIVADIIKKKQKGGA
- a CDS encoding ATP-dependent RecD-like DNA helicase, with product MEQLKEAGYIKGEILKMLFHNQEDHFSIGLIRIIETNEEIEEKKIAVKGHFPYLDEKEIYHFEGSLTEHPKFGAQYDVVTFQRVIPTGKEGVIQYLSSHLFHGIGKKLAKRIVDQLGESAVQSILNDPDALDQVKGLTQEKKDRLVKDLQEHQGFEYVAVNLNKYGFGLQMSQRLYEVYGTDTVKIIEGNPYHPIFEVEGYGFQRADQLAKQLNLSMDHPSRVQAGCMYSLYELSQEGHVFSKVDPLLSKVHNLLFPSTYPVEKKLISQEINSLIKLHKLVLEDDRIYLHSLYHAEKGFANHIARLSKIKIEETVPTAEIMKMIGKIEEKEGFSYSNEQFEAIQGALSSSLFILTGGPGTGKTTVIKGILNAYASYHGLSLNPHDYKGKDPFPFVLTAPTGRAAKRITESTGVPAMTIHRLLGWKGGESFEKNQQEPLEGKLLIVDEFSMVDIWLANQLFRAIPKDMRVIIVGDQDQLPSVGPGQVLTDLLQEESIPVIELQEVYRQAEGSKIIELAHLMKKGSCSISHLDKDRDFSFINCQEYQAIGVIEKVVQKAIEKGVSIKDLQVLAPMYRSDVGINQINEALQNLINPQSSEKREWKGSQRVLRVGDKVLQLVNQPEKGVFNGDIGTVVTIQMADENEEQKECMIVDFDGKEVSYERKDANQLTLSYCCSIHKAQGSEFQIVLVPVFHSYRRMLRKKLLYTAVTRAKSSLILLGDKEAFLYGVKREEEYQRFSTLRERLQFSFASHVIEDEEDVSPYDFMGNDE
- the mnmA gene encoding tRNA 2-thiouridine(34) synthase MnmA, which translates into the protein MKEPKDTRVVVGMSGGVDSSVAALLLKQQGYDVVGIFMKNWDDTDEFGVCTATEDFNDVVRVCNQLDIPYYAVNFEKQYWDKVFTYFLDEYKAGRTPNPDVMCNKEIKFKAFLDHALSLGADYLATGHYAQVRKNGDHYEMLRGKDDNKDQTYFLNQLSQDVLSKVMFPLGHIEKKEVREIAQKHNLATASKKDSTGICFIGERNFKEFLSQYLPAQPGTMETLNGEVKGKHDGLMYYTIGQRHGLGIGGAGEPWFVVGKNLEKNILYVEQGFHHDALYSNALEAVDVNWINGNLPEEPFQVTAKFRYRQKDTEVKVIPKSKQEALVEFVNPERAVTPGQAVVFYDGEVCLGGGTIDKIIKNETYLSYVG